CGGACGAGTTCCACAGGCCCTGGCCCGTCCGGACCCGGTTGCTGCGCCTGCTGACGACCAGCATGTCGTCGGCCGTCACCACGGCGATGTTCACGCCGAAGCTGCACTGGAGGAACGCGGGCGCGACCAGCGGATCGTCCGGGTCGAGATGGCGGCTGCGCAGTGTCGTGCCGTCCGGCAGCCTGCGGTCCAGTTGCTGAGTGGCGAGGAACGTGTAGTAATCGGTGGGCCGCAGGCGTATGTGGACCTCCGGATGCTCGGCCAGGGCCGTCCGGGAGATGTCGAACGACTCGACCGCGTAGCGGGGGCCGTTCCACACGGGTGTCCGCCCCTCCGCCCGCAGCCGCTCGTTCTCCGCCTCAATCTCGTCCCGCCAGCCGGCCATCTCCTCGGGGAGCACTACCTCCTGGTCGAGCACATGCACGTGCACGTCCTCGGGGGCGATCGCCACAGCACCGTCCCCTTCGACGATCAGCGCGGAGGTGTGCAGCGGCCCGAGCGAGAACGTCTGCCAGGCCGTACCGCTCTCCTCCCGCTGCCGCAGCCCGCGCACCACACTGACCGACCGCTTCCGCAGCCGGAACCAGGCGTCCTGCAACGGCTGTTGGAACAGCGTTGCGAACACCATGCCGATTACGGCTCCCACCACTCCGTTGGCAACATCGATTCCGCCCATGGCACGGAGGTTAGACAGAACGATCAAGGAACGGGGAGGCTTGTCCCTTCCGTTACCGCTCGCACCGGAACGCGTCGGCCGTCCTCCCCACAAACCCGTGACCGCCGCGTCTCCAGGGCACCATCCTGTGAGCAACTCGAAACTCACTCATCCCTGGAGACGCAAACCACAACGAACCGGCCCGAGCCGACACCCGGGGCCGGTGTCAGTCCGCGATCGGCAGATAGACCCGATTACCCGACGCCGCGAACTCCTTCGACTTCTGCGCCATGCCTTGCTCGATCTCCACCGGAGTACTCAGCGTGCCGCCGTGCTCGCGGCGGATGTCGTGCGAGATCTTCATCGAGCAGAACTTCGGCCCGCACATCGAGCAGAAGTGGGCCGTCTTGGCGGGCTCGGCCGGCAGGGTCTCGTCGTGGAACTCCCGTGCTGTGTCCGGGTCGAGTGCCAGGTTGAACTGGTCCTCCCACCGGAACTCGAATCGGGCGTCGGAGAGCGCGTCGTCCCATTCCTGCGCACCTGAGTGCCCCTTGGCGAGGTCGGCTGCGTGGGCGGCGATCTTGTAGGTGATGACGCCGGTCTTGACGTCGTCACGATTGGGCAGACCCAGGTGTTCCTTGGGTGTGACGTAGCAGAGCATGGCCGTGCCCCACCAGGCGATCATCGCGGCACCGATGCCGGAAGTGATGTGGTCGTACGCCGGCGCGACGTCCGTCGTCAGCGGGCCGAGCGTATAGAACGGAGCTTCATCACAGATCTCCTGCTGAAGGTCGATGTTCTCCTTGATCTTGTGCATCGGGACATGTCCCGGGCCTTCGATCATCGTCTGTACATGGAAACGCTTCGCGATCTTGTTGAGTTCCCCGAGCGTCCGCAACTCCGCGAACTGTGCCTGGTCATTGGCGTCCGCGATCGATCCGGGGCGCAGACCGTCGCCGAGGGAATAGGTGACGTCGTAGGCGGCGAGGATCTCGCACAGTTCTTCGAAGTGCTCGTACAGGAAGGACTCCTTGTGGTGCGCCAGGCACCATGCCGCCATGATCGATCCACCACGCGAGACGATGCCGGTCTTACGGTTCGCGGTGAGCGGTACGTACGCGAGGCGGACGCCCGCGTGCACCGTCATGTAGTCCACGCCCTGCTCGGCCTGTTCGACGACCGTGTCCTTGTAGATCTCCCAGGTCAGTTCCTCGGCCCTGCCGTCCACCTTCTCCAACGCCTGGTAGAGCGGCACCGTGCCGATGGGAACGGGGGAGTTGCGCAGCACCCATTCGCGGGTGGTGTGGATGTTGCGGCCGGTGGACAGGTCCATGACCGTGTCGGCGCCCCAGCGAGTCGCCCAGGTCATCTTCTCGACCTCTTCCTCGATGGAGGAAGTGACCGCGGAGTTGCCGATGTTGGCGTTGACCTTCACCAGGAACCGCTTGCCGATGATCATCGGCTCGATCTCCGGGTGGTTGACGTTCGCGGGCAGTACCGCCCGTCCGGCGGCGATCTCCTCGCGGACCACCTCGGGGTCCACGTTCTCCCGGACCGCCACGAACTCCATCTCGGGCGTGATCTCCCCGCGGCGGGCGTACGCGAGTTGCGTCACCGCCTGTCCGTTCCGGCTCCGGCGCGGCTGCCGGGGCCTCCCGGGGAACACCGCGTCGAGGTTCCTGAGCCCGCCACGCGGCGAGGTGTGCTTGATTCCGTCGTCCTCCGGGCGGAGGGGGCGGCCCGCGTACTCCTCGGTGTCGCCGCGGGCGATGATCCAGTTGTCGCGCAGCGGGGCCAGCCCTCTGCGGACGTCGGTGTCGACCTGCGGATCGGTGTACGGGCCTGACGTGTCGTACAGACTGACCGACTTCCCGTTGGTGAGGTGCACCTGACGGACCGGCACCCGCAGGTCGGGGCGCGAGCCACCGACATACCCCTTGTGCCAGCCCACGGACTTCCCGGCCTCCTGGGACTGTTCGCCCTCGATGGGCTGTCGGTCCTGGTCGGAGGCAGGCGTGCGTGTGTCCTTGATGGTCATGAGACCTACTCCCTACGCCGGCATTACCCGGTAACAGGTTCAGCGGTCGACGCAGCGGATTCCGTCTGCCGATGTTTCATGTGAAACATCACTCGTTCCACATGTTCCACGTGAA
The DNA window shown above is from Streptomyces sp. NBC_01451 and carries:
- the thiC gene encoding phosphomethylpyrimidine synthase ThiC, whose protein sequence is MTIKDTRTPASDQDRQPIEGEQSQEAGKSVGWHKGYVGGSRPDLRVPVRQVHLTNGKSVSLYDTSGPYTDPQVDTDVRRGLAPLRDNWIIARGDTEEYAGRPLRPEDDGIKHTSPRGGLRNLDAVFPGRPRQPRRSRNGQAVTQLAYARRGEITPEMEFVAVRENVDPEVVREEIAAGRAVLPANVNHPEIEPMIIGKRFLVKVNANIGNSAVTSSIEEEVEKMTWATRWGADTVMDLSTGRNIHTTREWVLRNSPVPIGTVPLYQALEKVDGRAEELTWEIYKDTVVEQAEQGVDYMTVHAGVRLAYVPLTANRKTGIVSRGGSIMAAWCLAHHKESFLYEHFEELCEILAAYDVTYSLGDGLRPGSIADANDQAQFAELRTLGELNKIAKRFHVQTMIEGPGHVPMHKIKENIDLQQEICDEAPFYTLGPLTTDVAPAYDHITSGIGAAMIAWWGTAMLCYVTPKEHLGLPNRDDVKTGVITYKIAAHAADLAKGHSGAQEWDDALSDARFEFRWEDQFNLALDPDTAREFHDETLPAEPAKTAHFCSMCGPKFCSMKISHDIRREHGGTLSTPVEIEQGMAQKSKEFAASGNRVYLPIAD